Proteins from a genomic interval of Zingiber officinale cultivar Zhangliang chromosome 2A, Zo_v1.1, whole genome shotgun sequence:
- the LOC122042897 gene encoding dirigent protein 22-like — MCMRMTLLLLLTVTSLLPTIFSADGSSKAENVTHLHFFFHDVLSGRNATAVRITNPVTSPSGTGTGTLFGLVTMMDDLLTEGPDPSSQAVGRAQGFYASADLTELAFLQPMNLVFTAGKYNGSVLTVQGRNAPFHEMREMPVVGGSGLFRFARGYAQAHTHTLSANGDAIVEYNVYVMHFSQK; from the coding sequence ATGTGCATGAGGATGactctcctgcttcttctcacgGTTACGAGTCTCCTTCCCACGATCTTCTCGGCCGATGGAAGCAGCAAAGCGGAGAACGTGACCCATCTCCACTTCTTCTTCCACGACGTCCTCAGCGGCCGCAACGCCACCGCCGTCAGAATAACTAACCCTGTCACGTCACCATCGGGGACGGGGACGGGGACGTTGTTCGGCTTGGTGACGATGATGGACGACCTGCTGACGGAGGGGCCGGATCCTTCTTCGCAGGCCGTGGGCCGGGCTCAGGGCTTCTACGCTTCGGCAGACCTCACCGAGCTAGCCTTCCTCCAACCCATGAACCTCGTCTTCACCGCCGGAAAATATAATGGCAGCGTCCTCACCGTGCAGGGCCGGAACGCTCCTTTCCATGAGATGCGCGAGATGCCGGTTGTCGGCGGGAGCGGCCTCTTTCGATTCGCCCGCGGCTACGCGCAGGCGCATACGCACACATTATCTGCCAACGGGGATGCCATTGTCGAGTACAATGTGTATGTCATGCACTTTTCTCAAAAGTAA
- the LOC122042895 gene encoding uncharacterized protein LOC122042895, which yields MAETTACKRSKPNSHKNSLSWGLLRKIFSCKVPYEEGKQMKKSKKMGSSLSVCSMRHSPSVVSPETDSVVEVCHGSSRYHLRSPSKHMTAAAVPTSFISSSSSSSHSSASITASAVSSSSLGGSSRGMHLRKLSGCYECHVMVDPISGPYKVPSSRTNFCPCPDCDEVFLRAESLELHQAVRHAVSELAPEDASRNIIELIFYSSWIKNQTPSCKIDRIVKVHNTQRAITKFEEYRDSIKIKANKHARKHPRCAADGNELLRFYSTTLACSLGLHGSTSLCQSSKQCGVCSIIRDGFKVDEAGRIRTMATSGRAHGMPHISSDGGKRAMIVCRVIAGRVEKSEDGVGEYDSVTETCSNLDELFVFNPGAILPCFVVMYTSFSWDC from the exons ATGGCGGAAACAACTGCCTGCAAGAGAAGTAAACCGAATAGCCACAAGAACTCACTTTCATGGGGGCTCCTGAGAAAGATCTTTTCTTGTAAAGTCCCCTACGAAGAAGGCAAGCAAATGAAGAAAAGCAAGAAAATGGGCTCCTCTTTGTCTGTCTGCAGCATGAGGCACAGCCCCAGCGTTGTAAGTCCGGAAACTGATAGCGTAGTTGAGGTTTGCCATGGTTCGAGCAGATACCACTTGAGATCTCCTTCCAAACACATGACTGCTGCAGCTGTTCCCACTtcctttatttcttcttcttcatcatcgtCGCATTCGTCTGCCTCCATCACTGCCTCTGCTGTTTCATCCTCTTCTCTTGGAGGATCTTCAAGGGGAATGCACCTGAGGAAGCTCTCCGGGTGCTATGAGTGCCATGTGATGGTTGATCCGATCAGTGGGCCTTATAAGGTTCCTTCCTCCCGGACTAACTTCTGTCCTTGCCCTGATTGCGATGAGGTTTTCCTTAGGGCAGAATCCTTGGAGCTCCACCAGGCGGTTAGACATGCAG TGTCAGAATTGGCCCCTGAAGACGCGAGCAGAAACATAATCGAGCTAATCTTTTACTCGAGTTGGATCAAGAATCAAACTCCGAGTTGCAAAATCGACAGGATTGTCAAGGTCCACAACACTCAAAGGGCCATCACAAAGTTTGAGGAGTACAGGGACTCCATAAAGATCAAGGCCAACAAGCATGCGCGAAAACATCCGAGGTGCGCGGCCGACGGCAATGAATTGTTACGGTTCTACTCCACAACCCTCGCGTGCTCCCTCGGCCTCCATGGATCCACCAGCTTGTGCCAATCAAGCAAGCAGTGCGGCGTCTGCAGCATTATCCGAGACGGCTTCAAAGTGGATGAGGCAGGGAGAATACGAACCATGGCTACGAGCGGGAGGGCGCATGGCATGCCTCACATCTCATCGGATGGTGGGAAGAGGGCCATGATTGTTTGCAGGGTAATTGCAGGAAGAGTGGAGAAGAGCGAAGATGGCGTCGGGGAGTATGATTCAGTGACTGAAACCTGTTCAAATTTGGATGAGCTATTCGTGTTCAATCCGGGAGCGATCTTGCCTTGCTTTGTTGTGATGTATACAAGTTTCTCGTGGGATTGTTga